One part of the Rutidosis leptorrhynchoides isolate AG116_Rl617_1_P2 chromosome 1, CSIRO_AGI_Rlap_v1, whole genome shotgun sequence genome encodes these proteins:
- the LOC139876500 gene encoding peptide methionine sulfoxide reductase B5-like, with translation MSSVVKSEEEWRAVLSPEQFRILRNKGTEAKGTGEYDKFFSDGIYTCAGCGTPLYKSTTKFNSGCGWPAFYEGLPGTITRTPDPDGRRTEITCTACGGHLGHVFKGEGFKTPTDERHCVNSISIKFTSEGSSASL, from the exons ATGAGTTCCGTTGTGAAATCCGAAGAGGAATGGCGTGCTGTTCTCTCTCCTGAACAATTTCGTATCCTTCGTAACAAAGGAACCGA GGCGAAAGGCACCGGTGAATACGACAAGTTCTTTTCCGATGGGATATACACTTGTGCTGGTTGTGGAACACCACTTTATAAATCAACCACCAAATTCAACTCTGGTTGTGGTTGGCCTGCTTTTTATGAAGGCCTCCCTGGAACAATCACCCGCACT CCAGACCCAGATGGAAGGAGGACCGAGATCACCTGCACAGCTTGTGGAGGGCACTTGGGCCACGTGTTTAAAGGCGAGGGATTCAAGACACCTACTGATGAAAGGCATTGTGTTAACAGTATCTCCATTAAGTTTACCTCTGAAGGCTCCTCAGCTTCCCTTTGA